The following coding sequences lie in one Danio rerio strain Tuebingen ecotype United States chromosome 25, GRCz12tu, whole genome shotgun sequence genomic window:
- the tesmin gene encoding spexin prohormone 2 — MSGPYCTFMFRCRSAITEVMKQAVFSEMLQVPVQVVCDVNVGGPVMVLNHCSPDQIPHSMMSDLNAESVSMPAQSFFSEHHSPHEPGSDIGHIEMIVSAEAPQTHSTSAEVTVSLSPEHYVSQFNQTLYPTQAFEHEEVVQTKGCESVKWEKSKRPCNCTKSQCLKLYCECFANGEFCSSCKCTNCFNNTEHVFERSQAVKACLDRNPGAFRPKIGSRKQGNVKGCHTKGCNCKRSGCLKNYCECYEAKIMCTSTCKCVGCRNYDEGCDMKKSSEQDRHDIYFPTRCPVSVITRDVVEATCGCLLAQAEEAQKDGHIAAHAERMILEEFGQCLTQIVRSIFKSSRVQFNL, encoded by the exons ATGTCAGGGCCTTACTGTACCTTTATGTTTCGGTGCCGTTCAGCCATTACTGAAGTGATGAAACAGGCTGTGTTTTCTGAGATGTTGCAGGTGCCAGTGCAGGTTGTGTGTGATGTGAACGTCGGAGGGCCTGTCATGGTGCTGAACCACTGCAGTCCGGATCAGATTCCTCACTCGATGATGTCGGATCTGAACGCAGAGTCTGTGTCTATGCCAGCCCAGAGCTTCTTTTCTGAACACCACTCACCCCATGAACCAG GATCAGACATTGGACACATAGAGATGATCGTGTCCGCTGAAGCTCCTCAGACCCACAGCACATCTGCAGAAGTCACAGTCAGCCTCTCACCAGAACATTATGTCTCACAG TTCAATCAGACACTTTACCCCACTCAGGCCTTCGAACATGAAGAAGTTGTTCAGACCAAAGGATGTGAAAG tgtgaaATGGGAAAAATCAAAGCGGCCTTGCAACTGCACAAAATCTCAGTGTCTGAAACT TTATTGTGAATGTTTTGCCAATGGAGAGTTCTGCAGCAGCTGTAAATGCACAAACTGCTTTAATAACACTGAACACGTCTTCGAGAGATCCCAGGCTGTAAAG GCTTGTCTGGACAGGAATCCAGGGGCTTTTCGGCCTAAAATTGGCAGCAGGAAACAGGGGAATGTGAAAGGATGTCACACAAAAGGCTGTAACTGCAAACGTTCGGGCTGCTTAAAGAACTACTGCGAGTGTTATGAG GCCAAAATCATGTGCACATCCACCTGTAAGTGTGTGGGCTGTAGAAACTATGATGAAGGCTGTGATATGAAGAAGAGCTCTGAGCAGGACAGGCATGACATCTACTTCCCCACCAG GTGTCCTGTATCGGTCATCACGCGCGATGTAGTGGAAGCCACATGCGGCTGTCTGCTCGCCCAGGCTGAGGAGGCCCAGAAGGACGGCCACATCGCGGCTCACGCTGAGAGAATGATTTTGGAGGAGTTCGGCCAGTGCCTGACGCAGATCGTCCGCTCAATATTCAAATCCAGCCGCGTGCAATTCAATCTGTAG
- the tesmin gene encoding spexin prohormone 2 isoform X3 has protein sequence MASLSVIYQGNQPHALLLSPHDQHKMVEKIPAQTSNICQMLQVPVQVVCDVNVGGPVMVLNHCSPDQIPHSMMSDLNAESVSMPAQSFFSEHHSPHEPGSDIGHIEMIVSAEAPQTHSTSAEVTVSLSPEHYVSQFNQTLYPTQAFEHEEVVQTKGCESVKWEKSKRPCNCTKSQCLKLYCECFANGEFCSSCKCTNCFNNTEHVFERSQAVKACLDRNPGAFRPKIGSRKQGNVKGCHTKGCNCKRSGCLKNYCECYEAKIMCTSTCKCVGCRNYDEGCDMKKSSEQDRHDIYFPTRCPVSVITRDVVEATCGCLLAQAEEAQKDGHIAAHAERMILEEFGQCLTQIVRSIFKSSRVQFNL, from the exons ATGGCTTCTTTGTCTGTCATTTATCAGGGTAATCAGCCACACGCTCTTCTTTTGTCACCCCATGACCAGCACAAGATGGTGGAGAAGATTCCAGCTCAGACATCCAATATTTGTCAG ATGTTGCAGGTGCCAGTGCAGGTTGTGTGTGATGTGAACGTCGGAGGGCCTGTCATGGTGCTGAACCACTGCAGTCCGGATCAGATTCCTCACTCGATGATGTCGGATCTGAACGCAGAGTCTGTGTCTATGCCAGCCCAGAGCTTCTTTTCTGAACACCACTCACCCCATGAACCAG GATCAGACATTGGACACATAGAGATGATCGTGTCCGCTGAAGCTCCTCAGACCCACAGCACATCTGCAGAAGTCACAGTCAGCCTCTCACCAGAACATTATGTCTCACAG TTCAATCAGACACTTTACCCCACTCAGGCCTTCGAACATGAAGAAGTTGTTCAGACCAAAGGATGTGAAAG tgtgaaATGGGAAAAATCAAAGCGGCCTTGCAACTGCACAAAATCTCAGTGTCTGAAACT TTATTGTGAATGTTTTGCCAATGGAGAGTTCTGCAGCAGCTGTAAATGCACAAACTGCTTTAATAACACTGAACACGTCTTCGAGAGATCCCAGGCTGTAAAG GCTTGTCTGGACAGGAATCCAGGGGCTTTTCGGCCTAAAATTGGCAGCAGGAAACAGGGGAATGTGAAAGGATGTCACACAAAAGGCTGTAACTGCAAACGTTCGGGCTGCTTAAAGAACTACTGCGAGTGTTATGAG GCCAAAATCATGTGCACATCCACCTGTAAGTGTGTGGGCTGTAGAAACTATGATGAAGGCTGTGATATGAAGAAGAGCTCTGAGCAGGACAGGCATGACATCTACTTCCCCACCAG GTGTCCTGTATCGGTCATCACGCGCGATGTAGTGGAAGCCACATGCGGCTGTCTGCTCGCCCAGGCTGAGGAGGCCCAGAAGGACGGCCACATCGCGGCTCACGCTGAGAGAATGATTTTGGAGGAGTTCGGCCAGTGCCTGACGCAGATCGTCCGCTCAATATTCAAATCCAGCCGCGTGCAATTCAATCTGTAG